The following proteins are co-located in the Anomalospiza imberbis isolate Cuckoo-Finch-1a 21T00152 chromosome Z, ASM3175350v1, whole genome shotgun sequence genome:
- the PPWD1 gene encoding peptidylprolyl isomerase domain and WD repeat-containing protein 1: MASAEPERKRKPPEVEAGGEDTAAADEEDERWVGPLPGEAAQAKKRRVLEFEHVYLENLPSASMYERSYMHRDVITHVACTKTDFIITASHDGHVKFWKKIEEGIEFVKHFRSHLGVIESIAVSSEGALFCSVGDDKAMKVFDVVNFDMINMLKLGYHPGQCEWVYCPGDAISSVATSEKSTGKIFIYDGRGNNQPLHVFDKLHMSPLTQIRLNPVYKVVVSSDKSGMIEYWTGTPHEYKFPKNVNWEYKTDTDLYEFAKCKAYPSSISFSPDGKKMATLGSDRKVRIFRFLTGKLMRVFDESLSMFTELQQMRQQLPDMEFGRRMAVERELEKVDAVRLINIIFDETGHFVLYGTMLGIKVINVETNRCIRILGKQENIRMMQLALFQGVAKKHRATITIEMKASENPVLQNIQADPTVICTAFKKNRFYMFTKREPEDTKSADSDRDVFNEKPSKEEVMAATQAEGPKRVSDSAIIHTSMGDIHIKLFPVECPKTVENFCVHSRNGYYNGHIIHRIIKGFMIQTGDPTGTGMGGESIWGGEFEDEFHSTLRHDRPYTLSMANAGPNTNGSQFFITVVPTPWLDNKHSVFGRVTKGMEVVQRISNVKVNPKTDKPYEDISIINITVK; the protein is encoded by the exons ATGGCGTCCGCCGAGCCCGAGCGCAAGCGAAAGCCGCCGGAGGTGGAAGCGGGCGGCGAGGATACGGCGGCAGCGGACGAGGAGGATGAGCGCTGGGTCGGGCCGCTCCCGGGGGAGGCCGCGCAGGCGAAGAAAAGGAGAG TTCTTGAATTCGAACACGTTTATCTTGAAAATCTACCATCGGCTTCAATGTATGAACGCAGTTACATGCACAGAGATGTTATTACACACGTAGCATGTACAAA GACAGATTTTATCATAACAGCCAGTCATGATGGACATGTAAAATTCTGGAAGAAAATAGAAGAAGGGATTGAGTTTGTTAAACACTTCCGAAGTCACTTGG GTGTTATTGAGAGTATTGCTGTTAGTTCAGAGGGGGCATTATTCTGTTCTGTTGGAGATGACAAAGCGATGAAGGTGTTTGATGTAGTTAACTTTGACATGATCAACATGCTGAAACTTGG CTACCACCCTGGCCAGTGTGAATGGGTATATTGCCCTGGAGATGCTATATCTTCTGTTGCAACATCTGagaaaagcacaggaaaaatattCATATATGATGGACGAGGAAATAACCAGCCACTTCATGTTTTCGATAAACTCCATATGTCCCCGCTTACTCAGATACGCCTGAACCCTGTCTACAAAGTAGTTGTGTCTTCTGACAAGTCCGGAATGATCGAGTACTGGACTGGTACTCCTCATGAATATAAATTTCCCAAGAATGTAAACTGGGAGTATAAAACAGATACTGATCTATATGAATTTGCTAAATGCAAGGCTTACCCATCCAGTATAAGTTTTTCACCTGATGGCAAGAAAATGGCCACTCTTGGGTCTGACAGAAAAGTTAGAATTTTTCGTTTTCTGACGGGAAAGCTCATGAGAGTCTTTGATGAATCTCTGAGT aTGTTTACTGAACTTCAGCAGATGAGACAACAGCTACCTGACATGGAGTTTGGCCGGCGTATGGCAGTTGAGCGTGAGCTGGAGAAAGTGGATGCAGTAAgattaattaatataatttttgatGAAACTGGACACTTCGTTCTCTATGGAACTATGTTGGGCATTAAGGTCATAAATGTAGAGACTAACAG GTGTATTCGTATCTTGGGAAAACAAGAGAACATCAGAATGATGCAACTGGCTTTGTTCCAAGGAGTAGCAAAGAAACATCGGGCGACAATCACTATAGAGATGAAGGCATCTGAAAATCCTGTTCTCCAGAATATTCAGGCAGATCCAACAGTAATCtgcacagcttttaaaaaaaacaggttttatATG TTTACTAAACGTGAACCAGAAGACACAAAGAGTGCAGACTCTGACAGAGATGTATTTAATGAGAAACCTTCTAAAGAAGAGGTCATGGCAGCCACTCAGGCAGAAGGTCCCAAAAGAGTGTCAGACAGTGCCATCATCCACACAAGCATGGGAGATATCCATATCAAGCTTTTTCCTGTTGA GTGCCCCAAAACAGTGGAAAACTTCTGTGTGCACAGCAGGAATGGTTACTACAATGGACACATAATTCACCGTATCATCAAG GGTTTCATGATTCAGACTGGTGACCCAACTGGTACAGGAATGGGAGGTGAAAGTATTTGGGGAGGAGAATTTGAAGACGAATTTCATTCAACTTTACGACATGACAGACCGTACACACTCAGCATGGCTAATGCAGGTCCAAATACCAATGGATCCCAGTTTTTTATAACAGTAGTGCCAACT CCATGGCTCGACAACAAGCACAGTGTGTTTGGACGGGTGACTAAAGGAATGGAAGTTGTTCAGAGAATCTCAAATGTCAAAGTCAATCCCAAAACTGACAAACCCTATGAGGATATCAGCATCATTAATATAACAGTGAAGTAA